One Thauera sp. K11 DNA window includes the following coding sequences:
- a CDS encoding branched-chain amino acid ABC transporter permease, which produces MLYRENGQFKTSYAADQQIFPILQDRVAIGVLLAIAFVVVPMFGSDYLFRAILIPFLILALAALGLNILVGYCGQISLGTGAFMAVGAYAAYNFLVRIDGMPLIAAMLLGGLCATVIGVLFGIPSLRIKGLYLAVATLAAQFFTDWAFLRIGWFTNNSTSGSVSVAGLNVFGLPIESAVAKYLFCLAVVCVFALGAKNLVRSAIGRQWMAIRDMDVAAAVIGIRPMYAKLTAFAVSSFIVGVAGVLWAFVHLGAWEPAAFSIDRSFQLLFMVIIGGLGSIMGAFFGAAFIIVLPILLDQVPQWFGIPLSTATTSHLVHMIFGALIVFFLIVEPHGLARLWSIGKQKLRLWPFPH; this is translated from the coding sequence ATGCTCTACAGGGAAAACGGCCAGTTCAAGACCAGCTACGCGGCCGACCAGCAGATATTCCCGATCCTGCAGGACCGCGTCGCCATCGGCGTGCTGCTCGCCATCGCCTTCGTCGTGGTGCCGATGTTCGGGTCGGACTACCTCTTCCGCGCGATCCTGATCCCCTTCCTGATCCTCGCGCTCGCCGCGCTCGGCCTCAACATCCTGGTCGGCTACTGCGGCCAGATCTCGCTCGGCACCGGCGCGTTCATGGCGGTCGGGGCCTATGCGGCGTACAACTTCCTGGTGCGCATCGACGGCATGCCGCTGATCGCCGCCATGCTGCTGGGCGGGCTGTGCGCGACGGTGATCGGCGTGCTGTTCGGCATTCCGTCCCTGCGCATCAAGGGCCTCTACCTGGCGGTGGCGACGCTTGCCGCGCAGTTCTTCACCGACTGGGCATTCCTGCGCATCGGCTGGTTCACCAACAACTCCACCTCCGGTTCGGTCAGCGTGGCCGGGCTCAACGTGTTCGGCCTGCCGATCGAGTCGGCGGTGGCCAAGTACCTGTTCTGCCTGGCGGTGGTGTGCGTGTTCGCGCTCGGGGCGAAGAACCTGGTGCGCAGCGCGATCGGCCGCCAGTGGATGGCGATCCGCGACATGGACGTGGCCGCGGCGGTGATCGGCATCCGGCCGATGTACGCCAAGCTGACGGCGTTCGCGGTGAGTTCGTTCATCGTCGGCGTGGCCGGCGTGCTGTGGGCCTTCGTCCATCTCGGCGCGTGGGAGCCGGCGGCGTTCAGCATCGACCGCTCCTTCCAGTTGCTGTTCATGGTCATCATCGGCGGCCTGGGCTCGATCATGGGCGCCTTCTTCGGCGCGGCCTTCATCATCGTCCTGCCCATCCTGCTCGACCAGGTGCCGCAGTGGTTCGGCATTCCGCTCTCCACCGCGACGACCTCGCACCTGGTGCACATGATCTTCGGCGCGCTGATCGTGTTCTTCCTGATCGTGGAACCGCACGGGCTGGCCAGGCTGTGGAGCATCGGCAAGCAGAAACTGCGGCTGTGGCCGTTTCCGCACTGA
- a CDS encoding branched-chain amino acid ABC transporter permease: MGFFLETLFGGLMAGMLYSLIALGFVLIYKASGVFNFAQGAMVLFAALAMARFAEWIPKWLGFDSLILANVLAFAAAMALMVVLAWVIERLCLSRLVNQEGITLLMATLGISYFLDGLGQTMFGNDIYSINVGMPKDPAMILESTFEGGLLLSKEDLVAAIIAAALVALLALFFQKTATGRALRAVADDHQAAQSIGIPLNRIWVIVWSVAGFAALVAGIIWGSKLGVQFSLSLVALKALPVVILGGLTSVPGAILGGLIIGVGEKLSEIYLGPFFGGGIEIWFAYVLALAFLLVRPQGLFGEKIIDRV; encoded by the coding sequence ATGGGCTTTTTTCTGGAAACCCTGTTCGGCGGGCTGATGGCGGGGATGCTGTATTCGCTGATCGCGCTTGGTTTCGTGCTGATCTACAAGGCGTCGGGGGTGTTCAACTTCGCCCAGGGGGCGATGGTGCTGTTCGCCGCGCTGGCGATGGCGCGCTTTGCCGAGTGGATTCCGAAGTGGCTGGGCTTCGACAGCCTGATCCTCGCCAACGTGCTGGCCTTCGCCGCGGCGATGGCGCTGATGGTGGTGCTGGCCTGGGTGATCGAGCGCCTGTGCCTGTCCAGGCTGGTGAACCAGGAGGGCATCACGCTGCTGATGGCGACGCTGGGCATCAGCTACTTCCTCGACGGCCTGGGCCAGACGATGTTCGGCAACGACATCTACAGCATCAACGTCGGCATGCCCAAGGACCCGGCGATGATCCTCGAGAGCACGTTCGAGGGCGGCCTGCTGCTGAGCAAGGAAGATCTGGTCGCGGCGATCATCGCCGCCGCCCTGGTCGCGCTGCTGGCGCTGTTCTTCCAGAAGACCGCGACCGGCCGCGCGCTGCGCGCGGTGGCGGACGACCACCAGGCGGCGCAGTCGATCGGCATCCCGCTCAACCGCATCTGGGTCATCGTCTGGTCGGTGGCGGGTTTTGCCGCGCTGGTGGCCGGCATCATCTGGGGCTCCAAGCTGGGCGTGCAGTTCTCGCTGTCGCTGGTGGCGCTCAAGGCGCTGCCGGTGGTGATCCTCGGCGGCCTGACGTCGGTGCCGGGGGCCATCCTCGGCGGGCTCATCATCGGCGTCGGCGAGAAGCTGTCGGAGATCTACCTCGGCCCCTTCTTCGGCGGCGGCATCGAGATCTGGTTCGCCTACGTGCTGGCGCTCGCCTTCCTGCTGGTGCGCCCGCAAGGGCTGTTCGGCGAAAAGATCATCGACCGCGTCTGA
- a CDS encoding ABC transporter ATP-binding protein, which translates to MMMDDMAAAAEAPAVGGRRIGDVILDLQNISLRFGGVKALTDISFNVREHEIRSIIGPNGAGKSSMLNVINGVYYPQEGRILFRGEERKKMEPHMAATQGIARTFQNIALFKGMSVLDNIMTGRNLKMKCNLLQMALYWGAVQKEEIAHRGKVEEIIDFLEIQSVRKTPVGQLPYGLQKRVELGRALAAEPSLLLLDEPMAGMNVEEKQDMCRFILDVNDQFGTTIVLIEHDMGVVMDISDRVVVLDYGKKIGDGAPDEVRNNEEVIRAYLGTSH; encoded by the coding sequence ATGATGATGGACGACATGGCCGCGGCGGCCGAGGCGCCGGCGGTCGGCGGGCGCCGCATCGGCGACGTGATCCTGGACCTGCAGAACATCTCGCTGCGCTTCGGCGGCGTGAAGGCGCTCACCGACATCAGCTTCAACGTGCGCGAGCACGAGATCCGCTCGATCATCGGCCCCAACGGCGCCGGCAAGAGTTCGATGCTCAACGTGATCAACGGCGTGTATTACCCGCAGGAGGGACGCATCCTGTTCCGCGGCGAGGAGCGCAAGAAGATGGAGCCGCATATGGCGGCCACCCAGGGCATCGCGCGCACCTTCCAGAACATCGCGCTGTTCAAGGGCATGAGCGTGCTCGACAACATCATGACCGGGCGCAACCTCAAGATGAAGTGCAACCTGCTGCAGATGGCGTTGTACTGGGGCGCGGTGCAGAAGGAGGAGATCGCCCATCGCGGGAAGGTGGAGGAGATCATCGACTTCCTCGAGATCCAGAGCGTGCGCAAGACGCCGGTGGGCCAGTTGCCCTACGGCCTGCAGAAGCGCGTGGAGCTGGGGCGCGCGCTGGCGGCCGAGCCTTCGCTGCTGCTGCTCGACGAGCCCATGGCCGGCATGAACGTGGAGGAAAAGCAGGACATGTGCCGCTTCATCCTCGACGTGAACGACCAGTTCGGCACCACGATCGTGCTGATCGAGCACGACATGGGCGTGGTGATGGATATCTCCGACCGCGTCGTGGTGCTTGACTACGGCAAGAAGATCGGCGACGGCGCGCCCGACGAGGTGCGCAACAACGAAGAAGTCATCCGTGCCTACCTGGGCACGTCGCACTGA
- a CDS encoding AMP-dependent synthetase/ligase, with product MSDIHGQGAASAGPEGPLDTFPRLLMHHARVRPQRPAMREKEYGIWQTYDWAQVAENVRAIACGLAQLGFKRGDRLAVVGDNRPRLYWSVAACQCLGGIPVMMYQDAVAQEMVYVLQDAEIKFAVVEDQEQVDKMLEIAAEAPLLEHVIYDDPRGMRHYTQPLLMGLDELQEMGRIHDRNQSDFLDREIAKGAGDDISVMLYTSGTTGKPKGVCQTHGAFIAAATGAMQFDRLTEREDILSYLPMAWVGDHLFSFAQAMVAGFTINCPESAETVMIDLREIGPTYYFAPPRVFENLLTQVMIRMEDAGALKRRIFHHFMEVARRCGADLLDGRPVAAGDRFQYWLGRLLVYGPLKNVLGMSRIRVAYTAGAAIGPDLFRFYRSIGINLKQLYGQTETCAYVCLQPDGEIKLDSVGKPAPFVEVRLADNGEILVKGPMLLKAYYKRPDATAESINADGYFMTGDAGFFDEDGHLKIIDRAKDVGKLADGSMFAPNYIENKLKFFQHVKEAVTFGTGRDFVTAFINIDLEAVGNWAERRGLPYAGYTDLAAQPAVYELIRDCVEKVNADLAPDPKMGGSQVRRFLILHKELDADDGELTRTRKVRRNFIAEKYTVLIDALFEGRGSQYIETQVTYEDGRTGKVAADLRIEEAKTFPVQAARKAA from the coding sequence ATGTCCGACATCCACGGGCAGGGCGCGGCCAGCGCAGGGCCGGAAGGGCCGCTCGACACGTTTCCGCGGCTGCTGATGCATCACGCCAGGGTACGGCCGCAACGGCCGGCGATGCGCGAGAAGGAATACGGCATCTGGCAGACCTACGACTGGGCGCAGGTCGCCGAGAACGTGCGGGCCATCGCCTGCGGGCTGGCGCAACTGGGCTTCAAGCGCGGCGACCGGCTGGCCGTCGTCGGCGACAACCGGCCGCGACTGTACTGGTCGGTGGCGGCCTGCCAGTGCCTGGGCGGCATCCCGGTGATGATGTACCAGGACGCGGTGGCGCAGGAAATGGTCTATGTGCTGCAGGACGCAGAGATCAAGTTCGCCGTGGTGGAGGACCAGGAGCAAGTCGACAAGATGCTCGAGATCGCCGCTGAGGCGCCGCTGCTCGAGCATGTGATCTACGACGATCCGCGCGGCATGCGGCACTACACCCAGCCCCTGCTGATGGGGCTGGACGAGTTGCAGGAGATGGGCCGCATCCACGACCGCAACCAGTCCGACTTCCTCGACCGCGAGATCGCCAAGGGCGCGGGCGACGACATCTCGGTGATGCTCTACACCTCGGGCACCACCGGCAAGCCCAAGGGGGTGTGCCAGACGCACGGCGCCTTCATCGCCGCCGCCACCGGGGCGATGCAGTTCGACAGGCTGACCGAGCGCGAGGACATCCTGTCCTACCTGCCGATGGCCTGGGTGGGCGACCACCTGTTCTCGTTCGCGCAGGCGATGGTCGCCGGCTTCACGATCAACTGCCCGGAGTCCGCCGAGACGGTGATGATCGACCTGCGCGAGATCGGCCCCACCTACTACTTCGCGCCGCCGCGCGTGTTCGAGAACCTGCTGACCCAGGTGATGATCCGCATGGAGGACGCCGGCGCGCTCAAGCGCAGGATCTTCCACCACTTCATGGAGGTCGCCCGCCGCTGCGGCGCGGACCTGCTCGACGGCAGGCCGGTGGCGGCCGGCGACCGCTTCCAGTACTGGCTGGGCCGGCTGCTGGTGTATGGGCCGCTGAAGAACGTGCTGGGCATGAGCCGCATCCGCGTGGCCTACACCGCCGGTGCGGCGATCGGTCCCGACCTGTTCCGCTTCTACCGCTCGATCGGCATCAACCTGAAGCAGCTCTATGGTCAGACCGAGACCTGCGCCTACGTGTGCCTGCAGCCCGACGGCGAGATCAAGCTGGATTCGGTCGGCAAGCCGGCGCCCTTCGTCGAGGTCAGGCTGGCCGACAACGGCGAGATCCTGGTCAAGGGGCCGATGCTGCTGAAGGCTTACTACAAGCGCCCGGATGCCACCGCCGAGTCGATCAACGCCGACGGCTACTTCATGACCGGGGACGCCGGCTTCTTCGACGAGGACGGCCACCTGAAGATCATCGACCGCGCCAAGGACGTCGGCAAGCTGGCCGACGGCTCGATGTTCGCGCCCAACTACATCGAGAACAAGCTGAAGTTCTTTCAGCACGTCAAGGAGGCGGTGACCTTCGGCACGGGCCGCGATTTCGTCACCGCCTTCATCAACATCGACCTCGAGGCGGTGGGCAACTGGGCCGAGCGCCGCGGCCTGCCCTATGCCGGCTATACCGACCTGGCCGCGCAGCCGGCGGTGTACGAACTGATCCGCGACTGCGTCGAGAAGGTCAATGCCGACCTGGCTCCGGACCCGAAGATGGGCGGCTCGCAGGTCCGCCGCTTCCTGATCCTGCACAAGGAACTGGACGCCGACGACGGCGAACTGACGCGCACGCGCAAGGTGCGGCGCAACTTCATCGCCGAGAAGTACACGGTGCTGATCGATGCGCTGTTCGAAGGCCGCGGCAGCCAGTACATCGAGACCCAGGTGACCTATGAGGACGGCCGCACCGGCAAGGTCGCCGCCGACCTGCGCATCGAGGAAGCGAAGACGTTTCCGGTCCAGGCCGCGCGCAAGGCGGCATGA
- a CDS encoding alpha/beta fold hydrolase — MTATLTEAATSRFMRISEGDIDAQIHYNDAGEGAETVVMLHGSGPGASGWANFHRNVDAFVAAGYRVVLMDCLGWSKSDPVVCTGSRSDLNARTLKGLLDGLKLDKVHIVGNSMGGHSAVAFALANPARVGKLVLMGGGTGGPSQFVPMPTEGIKLLQGLYREPTIENLKKMMNVFVFDASSLTEELFQARLDNMLARRDHLDNFVKSLAANPKQFPDQGPRLGEIPVPALVIWGRDDRFVPLDTGLRLVWGMQNAEMHIFNRCGHWAQWEHADKFNRMVLDFLAH, encoded by the coding sequence ATGACTGCAACCCTGACCGAAGCCGCGACCAGCCGCTTCATGCGCATCAGCGAAGGCGATATCGACGCGCAGATCCACTACAACGACGCCGGCGAAGGCGCGGAGACGGTGGTGATGCTGCACGGCTCCGGCCCCGGCGCCAGCGGCTGGGCCAATTTCCACCGCAACGTCGATGCCTTCGTGGCGGCGGGCTACCGCGTGGTGCTGATGGACTGCCTGGGCTGGAGCAAGAGCGATCCGGTGGTGTGCACCGGGTCGCGCTCCGATCTGAATGCACGCACGCTGAAGGGCCTGCTCGACGGCCTGAAGCTCGACAAGGTGCACATCGTCGGCAACTCGATGGGCGGTCACAGCGCGGTGGCCTTCGCGCTCGCCAACCCGGCGCGCGTCGGCAAGCTGGTGCTGATGGGCGGCGGCACCGGCGGACCGAGCCAGTTCGTGCCGATGCCGACCGAGGGCATCAAGCTGCTGCAGGGCCTGTATCGCGAGCCGACGATCGAGAACCTGAAGAAGATGATGAACGTGTTCGTGTTCGACGCCAGCAGCCTCACCGAGGAACTGTTCCAGGCCCGCCTGGACAACATGCTGGCGCGGCGCGACCACCTCGACAACTTCGTCAAGAGCCTCGCCGCCAATCCGAAGCAGTTCCCCGACCAGGGGCCGCGCCTGGGCGAGATCCCGGTACCGGCGCTGGTCATCTGGGGCCGCGACGACCGCTTCGTGCCGCTCGACACCGGCCTGCGCCTGGTGTGGGGCATGCAGAACGCCGAGATGCACATCTTCAACCGCTGCGGCCACTGGGCGCAGTGGGAGCATGCGGACAAGTTCAACCGCATGGTGCTGGACTTCCTGGCGCACTGA
- a CDS encoding hemerythrin domain-containing protein has product MEAMRILMDEHQSLAAIIHAIRHLIGEIGAGRLEADQGLLAAMVHYLDAYPEKRHHPKEDRYLFGPLKAKTGEGAAALERLAREHGEAEARIKGLEAALGRYRAGEPGGFEGFAQAFEGYAAFYREHMLLEEREVLPLVIAHFTEADWAAAEAGFLADDPLRGTRTGEGEEDFGRIFSKLVAAAPAPIGLGAGPYKEQ; this is encoded by the coding sequence ATGGAAGCGATGCGCATCCTGATGGACGAACACCAGTCGCTGGCGGCGATCATCCACGCGATCCGGCATCTGATCGGAGAGATCGGGGCCGGGCGGCTGGAAGCGGACCAGGGCCTGCTGGCGGCGATGGTGCATTACCTGGACGCCTACCCGGAGAAGCGCCACCACCCGAAGGAGGACCGGTACCTGTTCGGTCCGCTGAAGGCGAAGACGGGAGAGGGGGCGGCGGCGCTCGAGCGGCTCGCGCGCGAGCACGGCGAGGCGGAGGCGCGGATCAAGGGGCTGGAGGCGGCGCTGGGGCGTTACCGGGCGGGGGAGCCCGGGGGCTTCGAGGGCTTCGCGCAGGCGTTCGAGGGGTACGCGGCGTTCTACCGGGAGCACATGCTGCTGGAGGAGCGCGAGGTGCTGCCGCTGGTGATCGCGCACTTCACGGAAGCGGACTGGGCGGCGGCGGAGGCGGGGTTCCTGGCGGACGATCCGCTGCGGGGCACGCGCACGGGCGAGGGGGAGGAGGACTTCGGGCGGATCTTCTCGAAGCTGGTGGCCGCGGCGCCGGCGCCCATCGGGCTGGGGGCCGGGCCGTACAAGGAGCAATGA
- a CDS encoding ABC transporter ATP-binding protein: protein MTMQTQAQTQTQAHPPPTPSNAGATSPVLEVKGLCVSYGKVEALTNATLTVGEGQIVTVIGPNGAGKTTMLSAIMGVLEAKGEVCFDGTVEAVPEVERRVARGMNLVPEKRELFGEMSVEDNLVLGAFQRYRSGHRDHGQTMEEVYGLFPRLKERRTQLAGTLSGGERQMLAVGRALMARPKLLMLDEPSLGLAPLIVREIFRIIAELRRRGVSILLVEQNARAALQVADYAYVLETGQVAMQGPAHQLADDPRVIEAYLGLGGKHQAMLST from the coding sequence ATGACGATGCAGACGCAGGCCCAGACCCAGACCCAGGCCCATCCCCCGCCCACCCCGTCGAACGCCGGCGCGACGTCCCCGGTGCTCGAAGTAAAAGGGCTGTGCGTGTCGTACGGCAAGGTGGAAGCGCTCACGAACGCGACGCTGACGGTGGGCGAAGGTCAGATCGTGACGGTGATCGGCCCCAACGGGGCGGGCAAGACGACGATGCTGTCGGCGATCATGGGGGTGCTCGAGGCGAAGGGCGAGGTGTGCTTCGACGGCACGGTCGAAGCGGTGCCCGAGGTGGAGCGCCGGGTGGCGCGCGGCATGAACCTGGTGCCGGAGAAGCGCGAACTGTTCGGCGAGATGAGCGTCGAGGACAACCTGGTGCTGGGCGCCTTCCAGCGCTACCGCAGCGGGCACCGCGACCACGGGCAGACGATGGAGGAGGTGTACGGGCTGTTCCCGCGGCTGAAGGAGCGGCGCACGCAACTGGCGGGCACGCTGTCGGGCGGGGAGCGGCAGATGCTGGCGGTGGGCCGTGCGCTGATGGCCCGGCCGAAGCTGCTGATGCTGGACGAACCGAGCCTGGGGCTGGCGCCGCTGATCGTGCGGGAGATCTTCCGCATCATCGCGGAGCTGAGGCGCCGTGGGGTGTCGATCCTGCTGGTGGAGCAGAACGCGCGGGCGGCGCTGCAGGTGGCCGACTACGCGTACGTGCTGGAGACGGGGCAGGTGGCGATGCAGGGCCCGGCGCACCAGCTGGCGGACGACCCGCGGGTGATCGAGGCGTACCTGGGGCTGGGGGGCAAGCACCAGGCGATGCTCAGTACCTGA